The following DNA comes from Capsicum annuum cultivar UCD-10X-F1 chromosome 7, UCD10Xv1.1, whole genome shotgun sequence.
caaataatatacgttatttttcttgtccaaacttttgtggtattgataaccaattatatttgtaaaataatttaagttttaaatttttgtgagttataatacttttcttctattataattaagtgatactaatataatttcgagagtcaaccgaatattatatattttttaaaaaattttaagttgttaattattatgatttataatttttttttacatattttttgaaatatatagcaaattaaattatttttagatattttaagctgttaattattgtaatttataatactttttatgtaatttttgaataatatatgttacttttcttgtccaaaattGTGTCgttgatagccaattatattttttagataatttaaatttttaattattgtgctTTATAATAGTTCTTTTGTTCAAATTTAAGGGACACAAAGCTTatatggtcataataattaattaggggtaatatagtaaaatcgcGATTGAGTAGCAaagcataaatgtcttaaatgacttacaaagACTAATTAGAAGTAACATAGTAAAATTACGACAAAAATacccatgaaaaaaatttaagtggatctcatataagacgtcaagttaatttaaaacatcaagagttaatttgtcatttttatatctattttaccttttttattaaatattattaattttttaatacttaaatgagttataataattaactaagagtaatatttagtaaaaatatgttgaagcagctgaagcagatagTCATAACtgcctatttttttattaaatattattaattttttaatacctaaatgacttataataattatttaggggtaatatagcaaaatcatgattaaaaaggctgaagcagacatgttataaatatttattttatattttttaattaaatattattaattttttaatacataaataacttataataattaattagggatgatataattaAATTACGAattgaatattattaaattttcaatatataaatgacttataataattaattagaggcgatatagtaaaattatgattgaagcatacatgtcataaatatctattttattttttaatattaatttttaatatataaattacttataataattaatcaggagTGATATAAAAATGTTGgtgaattttgaaaaatcaagaaatactaATTATTAGGTTTATTTagttaaaatcataattcaatagGTTTTagataaatagagaaaaatattaaattgatcaaataagttatatgagtaaaatatattttatatattaagttattttaaaatgaaatattacAAATTTTTGCTTTGAGTTTGAGGtgattaaaataactaaaatccaACAAATAATTAATGctcaaatttttaattaaaaaataaattaacttgtAGGAATAGTATGCTTAATTCAATATGGATAATATGATTTGCATATACAAAAATaaccaattattattatttcgtaACGAATTAGGTTTAACCTTATATAAGTAAAATTTTGTTAggtatttttctttagtttctttttattggtatatattgacttgacacaaatttttaaaaaatatttattaaaaatttattttactaaattagctttattaattttacattacaaatttaaattagGCAAACTTGTATTTCATGAAACAAATAAGGAAGAAACCAAATTATATGTTTGACATgaaatgtaaataaagaataaaatgtatttagttatatttatcatattaattattacaataaattattatcttattaatcaatttacttaaatataatatatttcaaaaaaatttatataacctAAACAAAAGTAACATGTAGATACTCACCTTCATCCTAAATacaatgaggaaaaaaaaaacctaaatacaatgagaaatacaatttttatagaataattttatcttttcaaaaaaaaaaaaaatagatgatagaTAGAGGGGCCCACCTGTGGAAAGGAATGCAATGACATTTATGGTAAATTTCTTGAATGTCATATTCTGTAATTAATGAGAAAATAAAGGACTTTATTTTAGAATCTTTGATAGGTTCACCAAAAAAGGCACAAAAAATTTCTAATCTAAGCTTATAATTTTCTTTAGATACCTTAATACCCTTAACTTTGAATTTAATGTCAAATAAGTGGCATGTTGAAACCTCtctttctaatatatagaaaaagagaagaaaaataaattttcattaattaGGGAAATTAATGTAAATGGACTACTATTTCTTGCATCATTTCCTTTTTTATtaccttttctctttttaaaatttattttttttgtatcaacAAAATAATTGTGTTATTCTTTTTGTAATTCAAGTTTGaataattgttttatttttaaatatatgttataaTTGTATATTACTAGTGtatgtactagtttatatgcatttatgttttgtgtttgttatactgttatcggtccaGGTTGgggatctatcgaaaataacctctctacttcacctgagacaatggtatggtctgcatacgctctacccttcccagactccactatgtgggaatatactaggtatgttgttgttgttgcgtTGACCGTGGATTTGGACATacaattttaaagttttttcagAAAACAACTTACAGATTTGGAAACTAATTAAAAAGTACAActataaatcataaatatttaaaatgtaaAACAATTAAAGGACATACAAATAAATCACACTCAAAGATTTTTTTGTTTGACtttaaaattcaaactatgtcatataaattgaaacaaagaaaatagtaaattgttcaaaaaaattacaaactcaatctcttcttttttttcccgCAAAAACATTGTGGtacatgttaaaaaaaaaaaaactaccaaaaaTAATCAGCGAACTTTGAAGTAGAAACTCGAGTACATATACTATTTCTCATTTCTTGcataaaaaataacacaaaaatagaaagctacaatatttttttttctacacAAAACAGGGAAAAAGAATAGActagaataaagaagattttATGTACATggaatgacaaaaaaaattattaacttttgaattgttttcctatttttcgTTACCAATAAGACATATAATGTACTCTATTATCACCATATTCACATTCGAAAAGACtttgaaatttcttttttaaaaaaagaagaaaacaaaatagaTTGTGAATATCACCCCTCAATTAACAGAAATATTATATAGTTCAAGAAATAacaattttaatctttttttttttttgcaaaaattgTATGTTAAAAACAAAATGTtcaacaaagaattagaaattatACGCAATATACTTGGAGTTTGATATAGAAACGCACTTTTTATAGTTTCTGAGTTGTCCGTAATTTTCCCAATAAACACATTGctccaaataaaattataatttgacgTGTTAATTTTAGAGAATCTTACCGTAATTCATTGATTGAAGTGCCTGTCTCTGGTGGTTAATTTGGgaggggtggggggggggggttgtggGGTTGGATGATTTATGTAACTTGGCCCTAAAGCAAACCGGTTTCTTCCTTTTCCTAATACTATATAACTTGTCTTTCGTTATCACACAAATATATTTGCCTCTCTGTATTGTTGTTCCGTTTACCCACAAACACACACAATGGTTTACACAACATTGAGTCTAGACGATTTTTTGGGCATGGAGTGTACGCCCAACATGACTCGAATGGACTATTTGCTTGCTGTCTCTGAAGTGTCCTGGTTTAAGTCATTGATCGGTGAAGAAGACAACTTAATCGCAGAGCAAAAAGCAGAGTACTGTATCAAGAAAGAAGAAAGGATCACTCAGAATATTAAGTCCGTATTGTCATCATTCCCAGAAGTTCTTGATCATCGTCAAGAAAAATCAGTTCTTGATAATTTGATCATCCCAAGGGGGAAACGCTCAATGCCAAATGCACGTCCAAGAAAAGTTACTGATCAATTCTTGTGCAATGGTGACGAATCAATGATCAAGAAAGCTGTGGAAAATAATTCCGAAGAAGTAGTAAAGGCTGATAATGGGAAAAACATACGGATAAAAATCAATTTGGGTGCGATTGCTAATTTAGTAGTTGGCGGAAAAACCCCAATTGGTGTCAGCAATCAAGAATTCAGATTTCTGAAAAATTCAGAAAAACGAGACGATGAAGAAAACAGAGTAAACACGGTGGCTGATCATAGTGGAAACAGAGTGTCCAAAATCAATTACACGGCTAGGTTTGCACCATTGCCCATCAAGAAAAGATTGCAAGAAGTAGCCTACAACGCATTTGGTTTCAACAATCAAGAATTCTTCGAAAACAGAGTAAAGGCGTCTGATGATAGGGAAAGAAGAGTGCCCAAAATCAATTGTACGGCTAATTTTGCATCATTGCCCATCAAGAAAAGACCACGAGAAGTTTCCTACAACGCGCTTGCTTTCAACGATCAGGAATTGGTCAAAAAACCAGAGgctaaaaggaaaaagaagagaaacattgcTGTTAGAGCTGCTGAAGCCCTCCCTGTTGTAATCATCAACAGAGAATTGCGTACTAATTTCAAGGATAAGATTACAAATATTGGGGGTTCTCTTGAATCTGTTAAATTGGTCATTGAGAAAAAACTATTCGATACAGATGTTAGATCAGCAGAGGGAAGGCTTTCAATCCCACAGACTCAGATTATTAATAAGTTTCTTAAACCTGAAGAAGAAGAACTTCTGAATATGCGCAATGGGACTAGAGTGTGTGGGATGAATGTGACTTTGATTAAGCCTTCACTTCTTGAGGGTGTAATCAATCTGAAAAAATGGACTATGAACAAAGCCAAGGGGAACGCAAGTGCCAGTTATGTGTTGACTACATACTGGAATGAAGTTGTAGATGACAATGGTTTGAAAATTGGTATGAAGGTGCAATTATGGGCATTCAGAaaggatgaaaagttgtgtttTGCGCTGGTTAAAGTGTAAGATTCAATTAAAGTTACTCATCTTTCTCAGCATAGAGTATAAATTAGTAGAATCTTGTAGATTAATTCAGTCTTTTACTTTATGACATTGTTTACATGGTTTattaattaatttgaagaaattgTTATATAATAGTAGTTGGTAGTATAATAGTAGCATGTTTCTCTTTGGACCGCAGGAAAAGTGTGTTGACTGCTTGTAACATTAATATAACTAGAACCATCAAATTGGTTGGCCTGTGAGGCCAGCCTGCAGCCTGCTACAGGGTAGGGTTTGGGTTACTATTACATTTAGGATGCAATTTGGTTTCTTCTAAGTGCGTTTAGTTTATACTAGTGTAATCACACGTGTCTCACACCTATGATATTTGATTatccaaaattaaatatttttatctattgcggagatttttaataaagtgtaaaaaatttaaatcacttttcaaatatcattcatactttaatataataatgtaagcataaacatatatgttagtgtaagcacatatatattttaccaccagaagttttaagttgttgatggatcatcacttttgcttTTGTCATGCAGTATCTCTTTTCCTTGCTatcagaggctaagagagacgtatcaatttgaaccatatttgtggtacaatcatttttttctatattcaaaatcttttcttgtatttaaagttaaatctttacaaaatcattgattacattcttattgcgtacttaaaatttaaaaaaaattgtcatttaatttttctcattctaattcttttatatttatttttagatttttagattttcttaaattaaatttagttgatttagaatacTTAAACTAATGAGAAAAGTATCAATTGctattaattctgatgacttctaataaggaaaggttttaccataaatatatttatttaattttcaattcttaaatattaaaaaaatggtgaaaatatgaTTTTGGCTAAAACAAAGACATTTAATGAAAGACagaaatttcaaataatatttctaaaacccttcacacttttaatatattgtagatgtagataaGATTTCATGATATATGATATGGTTAGCAAGGGCGGACCCACATGATGCTAAGTGGGTTCAACTGAACCCACTTCGTcggaaaatttattatttatccaAGGGAGAATATTGTGAAATgcctataaatatttaatttgaaCCCACACAAAATAGAAGTTTGTCGTGGAGCAGTGGCCAAGCTGGTTCAAATTCACCCTCTCCACTCGAGTTCGATCCCTACAGTTGCTCTTTTGCACGTTACAGTTGTTCGCTTTTGGTTCCATTGGCTACAAAGATTAAAAAAAGCGACCATGTTATAAAGcaagaaagaagaaagaacaagagtagagagagaagagaaagtaattcttatttcttctcttgaggacgAGAGATTATATGactgtaaatacaatgaacaaaatccctctatttatagggaaaatttactcctagtctgagtaaaagacggatgcttcaaatcccaatagatatcaaagtagatcttgatagacattcactataatgtaaatacatttataacactccgacttgaatgtctagatagataatgtgactcgctaaaaccttactagaaaaaacccagtgggaaaaaaatctagtgaaggaaaaagagtacacatctctaacaatacacatataggttgcctcattaaaaccttacaaggaaaatccggTAGGATAAAaccttgaaagaaaaaaagagtacagcgcgtatttgCTCCACCTAATGAGAACATTCTTGAACTTTtacatctcgatcttgtgcaacatcttcttgaaagttgtaattgaaaaagatttggtgaataaatcaatcacattgtcagttgaacgaatctgttgcacgttaatatcatcattctttcgtagctcatgtatgtagaaaagctttggcaaaatgtgcttcgttctatctccatttatgaatccttccttaagatgtgctatgtatgctgaattatctctgtataaaattgtggttagattgtcatatttcacaccacatttttctcgaatgagatgtatcatggacctcaaccatacacattctcggcttgctttatgaatagctattatctcagcatgattcgatggaatggctacgatagactgctttatatatctttaagatatggcagtaccaccacatatgaacacatagcctatttgagactgagctttatgcgggtcagataagtacccaacatcagcatgaccaataatatcgggactgcaatctttagaataaaacaagctcatgtgttttatcccattttgatgtctcatagtaggagcagaaattaccttgctaacaaattgactgaaaaggctataggccttgtagtgtttgcaaggtacatgagtggatcaattgcactaagatatcgtacttcataaccaatccaatttgaTATATTTCGAGTTTCAGCAactaatctattgctttgaaaactcttcaagagttccaatgatgttcaagcaataagcttatacaatataaggattataaataagttttccagaaacttttatatgcttaaAGCAGTTtaaatccttaaaagttttcacataagttttgtcaagtgacaatattcaacatttcatgagcgacatcttcaaatatctggactgcaaatcaaataaattttatacttaccaagatgcatcctttcatgtcacttgataaatgtttctacgtcagcatgcttaaataaacatagaatttagatcctcgtaatctttcacaatattgcgccaatattgtgttaaatatattgatgatatatcatttcgtatcgattcacaatgtgacataatattttgagatctcatcactttattattttcaggcacatgaaccttacataaggtttcatgaagttttatgtcgtaggctcttcaaaagttcattgccttcttattatgattatttgctccttgtttttcaaggactatttcatttggaatcgattagtctaccacgcttcacgcatacatagactctgtcctttaggaacacaaaataagagcacttgcgcttaatatgagattctttcggtatttgacttgaattatcttttggatgaggatctggtgataattcctaacatatttcatagcacttataatctcccccttatgtttggaaaactaacatacatcctctacttcttttaggaatccatctttgtgcattatggtatattcattaatcgtataccgcacatcaaaattattagatgaaataattggttcctgaccttgaaccaattgagaaggaagaaataatcataatttattggtctaatgcatacaagtgttattgtatgcaacatattatatttcagaccaacacatgaatctttattctcattagcgatggtttagctatttatcaaaggcattcaatgccaaaccatcatcatcaagataactttcttgattgcacaatctgaaaattatgctcaatttatattgaataagtaactttatgaatgtcaaacgtaggttgaccatgaatgtgcatgtgatcatcttattgatgcatcttttcaacatatcacatgataggtgaacgggcccttattcaccttttattctttttagattttgagggatccaatcccaaaattagttggtccaaccaacttatcatgagaacaagcaacattaaagttcatgaaaaattttctaattcttcaatatatgttcaatactcagtatgcacatctttgggatatcacaattgttcatgtcaacttatgaacttttaatctagtaaactccaagtttaccataatatgtgtttttgctttagtaaatttcagatttactattatatgaataaatttcagattgactacttcagaagtagatttcaaaattattcaacctctttcggatgtgagttgtgatacaatcacaatcaagtgcacgtttgcattaataagtttctcattccccaggaattgaatataatcgtgccttaagcttatcaaattatgatagcttataacctctttcaagattttgctacttcagaagcaaatcaaggcatacatatgatgtagagaattatTCTCTAGTacatcttataatcatataagtgtgtgaaaatatcgtcacttttgatgatcattatcatattgccctccacgcgtatattcgtgcatttaatcacttgtcttctttaagacatattatgcactgctaaatacacctcaagaatgaagtaagatgtcatatttcaaacttatcatatattgctaccacattcacttcatggaatggagcatattcaatggatcgaatttcatgacttttcgttaaacacccattattttgccttagccatcataatatcatcaatatggtgtattaagattcaaactcaacatcttatccatataaaagcaTCTTAagcatgaatcgatgggacttgaacccaacatattatcatcctttttgataatattatttttgagaaataaatttaaaatataaatggttccaaactaattatttttcctcaaatccaataataattatattaatagtagcaaaagaaagataacataaagaattactaaccttgaaatccttcaaatttataatctcatcttgtttgTCAAAGTCTCGTATTGATAACATGTTATaaagcaagaaagaataaagaacaagagtagagagagaagagagagtaattcttattttttctcttgaggATGGGAGATTatatgattgtaaatacaataaacaaaacccctctatttataggagaaatttactcctagtctgagtaaaagacggatgcttcaaatcctaatagatatcaaagtagatcttgatagacattcactataatttaatacatttataacagacCAATCATATTTAATATGCTAGTAAATTTATCatctatctatatttctatgtaatacaagcactggtcgaaaccagtgcttcatcaattactatactactcctaattattttgtgatttactatattacccctaattaattattataatcatttatatattagaattaataatttttttattatatttcccctaattaattattataagtcatttatatattaaaattaataatatttaatttaaaaaagatacttataatgtttgtttcagctgctttaatcgtgattttactatatcatccctaattaattattataagtcctttatatattaaaaaattaataatatttaattaaaaaaacagatgacatatctgcctatattacccctaattgctccgtgatttattatatcaccactaattaattattataagtcatttacatattagaattaataatattttttttactatattaccctaattaattattataagtcatttatatattagaattaataatgtttaattaaaaaatagatatttatgacgtttgtttcacaTGTTTTAACCGtgcttttattatatcatccctgattaattattacaagtcatttatgtattaaaaaattaaaatatttaattaaaaaatcagttgtttcgtcatttactatattatctctattttctccgtgatttactatattacccctaattaattattataactcatttatatattagatttaatattatttaattaaaaaaatagatatttatgacgtttgtttcagctgctttaaccgtgattttactatatcattcctaattaattattataagtcatttatgtattaaaaaattaataatatttaattaagaaaatagatgacatgtctgcctatggTTTTGACCAGTGTTTCGTCTATATTagccctaattaattattataagtcatttatatattaaaattaataatatttttattatattactcttaattaattattataggtcatttatatattaaaataaataatatttaattaaaaaaatatatatttatgacgtttgtttccgCTGCTTTAACTGTGATTTTAccatatcatccctaattaattattataagtcatttgtatattaaaaaattaataatatttaattaaaaatatggatGACGTGTCTGCCTATATTATCCTTAATTGCttcgtgatttattatattattcctaattaattattataactcatttatatattagaattaataatatttttttactatattatccataattaattattataagtcatttatatataagaattaataatatttaattaaaaataaatatttacgaCGTTTATTTCAGCTactttaaccgtaattttactatatcatctctaattaattattataagtcatttatgcattaaaattaataatatttaattaaaaaatcagctgcttcgtcatttactatattactctaATTGCtcagtgatttattatattacccctaattaattattataaatcatttatatattataattaataatatatttttattatattatccttaattaattattataagtcatttatatattaaaattaataatatttaattaaaaaatagatatttataacgtttgtttcagctgctttaatcatgattttactatatcaacctaattaattattattagttatttatgtattaaaaattaataatattcaattaaaaaatagatgacatgtctgcctatattatccctaattgcttcgtgatttactatattatgctaaattaattattataagtcatttatatattagaattaataattatttttactatattactcctaattaattattataagtcatttatatattagaactaataatatttaattaaaaatagatatttatg
Coding sequences within:
- the LOC124900015 gene encoding uncharacterized protein LOC124900015 encodes the protein MVYTTLSLDDFLGMECTPNMTRMDYLLAVSEVSWFKSLIGEEDNLIAEQKAEYCIKKEERITQNIKSVLSSFPEVLDHRQEKSVLDNLIIPRGKRSMPNARPRKVTDQFLCNGDESMIKKAVENNSEEVVKADNGKNIRIKINLGAIANLVVGGKTPIGVSNQEFRFLKNSEKRDDEENRVNTVADHSGNRVSKINYTARFAPLPIKKRLQEVAYNAFGFNNQEFFENRVKASDDRERRVPKINCTANFASLPIKKRPREVSYNALAFNDQELVKKPEAKRKKKRNIAVRAAEALPVVIINRELRTNFKDKITNIGGSLESVKLVIEKKLFDTDVRSAEGRLSIPQTQIINKFLKPEEEELLNMRNGTRVCGMNVTLIKPSLLEGVINLKKWTMNKAKGNASASYVLTTYWNEVVDDNGLKIGMKVQLWAFRKDEKLCFALVKV